A single region of the Tachyglossus aculeatus isolate mTacAcu1 chromosome X1, mTacAcu1.pri, whole genome shotgun sequence genome encodes:
- the CIB3 gene encoding calcium and integrin-binding family member 3 — translation MTSSPPREVRLPFVEQDCTFFTRKEILRLFYRYQDLAPQLVPLDYTNKPDVKLPYELIRSMPELKDNPFRQRIAEVFSEDGDGSMTLNDFLDMFSVMSEMAPRDLKAYYAFKIYDFNNDDYICKSDLEKTVNKLTRNELTPEEVCLVCEKVIDEADVDNDGKLSLEDFRQMIVRAPDFLSTFHIRI, via the exons ATGACGTCATCGCCCCCCCga GAAGTGCGTCTGCCTTTCGTGGAGCAG GATTGTACTTTCTTTACAAGAAAAGAAATTCTAAG GCTATTTTACAGATACCAAGATCTAGCTCCTCAACTGGTCCCCCTGGATTACACCAACAAACCAGACGTGAAGCTCCCGTATGAACTTATCAGGAGCATGCCAGAGCTGAAG GATAACCCATTCCGGCAGAGGATAGCCGAGGTCTTCTCTGAAGATGGAGATGGCAGCATGACCTTGAATGACTTTCTGGATATGTTCTCGGTGATGAGTGAAATGGCTCCCAGGGATCTCAAGGCTTATTATGCCTTTAAAATTTATG ATTTTAACAACGATGATTACATCTGCAAATCCGATCTGGAGAAAACAGTGAACAAACTAACCCGGAATGAACTGACTCCCGAGGAGGTTTGTCTTGTGTGTGAAAAGGTGATTGATGAAGCGGACGTAGATAATGATGGCAAACTCTCTTTGGAAGACTTTCGGCAGATGATTGTGCGAGCCCCTGACTTCCTTAG TACCTTTCACATCCGAATCTGA
- the FAM32A gene encoding protein FAM32A → MEYEQIQKGPLKLKGVSELGVKKRKKKKDKDKSQILEQMVLSKKNEEEKKRGLDKRTQAQIAYEKMQEKRQMERILKKASKTHKQRVEDFNRHLDTLTEHYDIPKVSWTK, encoded by the exons ATGGAGTACGAGCAAATTCAAAAGGGGCCGCTGAAACTGAAGGGGGTCTCCGAGCTCGGTGTGAAGAAGCG gaagaagaaaaaggacaaGGATAAGAGCCAGATCCTGGAGCAGATGGTGTTGAGTAAGAAGAacgaagaggagaagaaaaggggactgGATAAACGCACGCAGGCTCAGATTGCATATGAAAAAATGCAAGAGAAGAGG CAAATGGAAAGAATATTAAAGAAAGCTTCCAAGACCCACAAACAGAGAGTGGAG gACTTCAACAGACATTTAGATACACTCACTGAACATTATGACATTCCTAAAGTCAGCTGGACAAAATAA